One genomic region from Fusarium keratoplasticum isolate Fu6.1 chromosome 14, whole genome shotgun sequence encodes:
- a CDS encoding Peptidase-M43 domain-containing protein, with the protein MLGVALFGLLLGAVTTAEQTAPRGYGCLVSDKGLDRHIGTHSKLLDPSRRNSIPSSFIVDVHFHIASTEEDEDLITEEIVDAQWKVLSESFSKYGINLVLNSTERVVDDLAGHSFLVYEGPDKGWVNYEKEEREYFKSTRKGGYDALNIYFFSKYSPGATGYCTWPTTLTEGDDLTLGLDSCQLSAMTMPGFTVEQGAFEDWNLGHLTVHEAGHWFGLNHTFTGGCSEPGDFVGDTPAQGTQIYGCPVGSDSCPDQPGLDPIHNFMGYTNDNCTTEFTAGQKDRMFEVFFNYRRKL; encoded by the exons ATGCTTGGTGTGGCATTGtttggcctcctccttggtgctGTTACCACTGCTGAGCAGACAGCCCCTCGTGGTTATGGATGCCTGGTTTCCGACAAAGGCCTAGACAGGCATATCGGTACTCATTCCAAGTTGCTTGATCCTAGCCGCCGGAATTCCATCCCCAGCAGCTTCATCGTAGATGTCCACTTCCATATCGCCAGCAccgaggaagacgaagatCTCATTACCGAAGAAATAGTCGACGCCCAATGGAAGGTTCTGAGCGAATCCTTCTCCAAGTACGGCATCAACCTGGTGCTGAATTCGACAGAGCGGGTTGTCGACGATCTTGCAGGCCACTCGTTCCTCGTCTATGAGGGACCAGACAAAGGCTGGGTCAATTATGAgaaagaggaaagagaaTATTTCAAGAGTACTCGAAAGGGCGGCTATGACGCTCTGAACATTTACTTCTTCAGCAAATATTCACCTGGGGCCACGGGATACTGCACTTGGCCTACAACCCTGACCGAGGGCGACGACTTGACCCTGGGGTTAGACTCTTGTCAACTCAGTGCCATGACGATGCCGGGGTTTACTGTCGAACAAGGTGCATTCGAGGACTGGAACCTGGGTCATCTTACGGTTCATGAGGCTGGACACTGGTTTGGGCTGAACCACACGTTTACCGGTGGTTGCTCGGAGCCGGGTGACTTTGTCGGCGACACGCCTGCACAAGGGACACAGATATATGGATGTCCTGTTGGGTCGGATAGTTGTCCAGATCAGCCGGGTTTGGATCCTATCCATAACTTCATGGGATACACGAATGATAACTG CACCACTGAGTTTACGGCCGGGCAAAAGGATCGCATGTTTGAGGTCTTCTTCAATTATAGACGGAAGTTGTAA